cagtggaaaatgaCCAGATATGCAAATTGATTGCAGAGCTTTAGGGAATATATTCATTCACGATATCTTAGAGTTTAAGATTTCTTTTCTGAACACTTGGTTATGGACAGACATTTGGAATAactgggttttgttgtttttggtgttgttttgttttttcagtgagAACGGGGTTAAACTCAAgataaacttttctttttaatcccCACCTTTGCCCCAACCACAGGCAGGCTAGCCAACTACACCAAAAATTTCCTCCTCCTCACTCAGCCTGGAAAGAGCCTTGCCACACACTATTCCAAGTCCAGGAAACAAAAGCCTCCAATTTTCAATACCCTGTTTATGATGGAACGAAAATGTGCAATAAGAAACCAGTTACAGGCCAAGATGGGTACAGGTCTCTTCTAAACCGAAATCTCCTGGATTATGTAATAGTGTAGAATCCCTGGCTCATAAATCCTGGACCTCCTGGCCAGGTTCTACCAAGAAAAAGGGTTAATCAGCATATTAGAAACATCACAGAGTGAAGATTGCTCCCCCACCTCCCCCCGCAACCATCTATGTTCACTTATATCCTGTATGCCTCCTAGGAGAGCAGAGTCAAGTAAAGCGGAGAGAGAGTAGTGACTTGGGGCCCAGGAGGCTGCTGGGAGCCAGAGGGAAGTAGataaacaagactccaggaggaAAAACCAGACAGCAACAGAAAATAAAGGAGGAACAAGGAGGAGCAAGGTCTCAGTAGCCCAGCCAGAAAAAgtttggggtgagggtgggggagcAACGTGATGGCGAGAAAGCCTAGATCAGGGTGGCAGGCAGCTGAAGCATGACTGAGATCTGAAGTTCTGAAGTGAATGTGAGCTGGAGCACATCTGAGCTAAAGCAGGGAGATCCTTTAGGAGATCCTGCTGCCAGTGAAGGGACATAGACCTATCCCAGAGGAGCAAcggaaagagaaggaaataaaccTGAAAAGACAGAAGGTCCCAGATGACTAAATAACCCCCACCTCCTATGGCCCCAGCTTTCATCTGACTGCACTGTAATGTCTCAAATATTAAGGAAGTAGGAACTTAGGGGAAGACACACAGTTAGAAGGGGATGGAGGACAGGAAGTAAGAGAATATTTCGACATCCAGCCCCTCAAAGTCTTGGACTAGGAAACCACACAGCAAATGCAGTGGAGTCAACATAACTCCTGGCTGGCCAAGGGTACTTGTGGGGAGTTCGGAGTAAAGAGAGGCCTTTGTGATCAAGGTATCGTGCTTTGAAGTCTCTCAGGTCAAAGTGACACCCCAAAATCTTGGCATGATCTCCTAAAGTACAACTCAGATGAGATTGGTTCACCCCCTCCAACCTGCCTTTGGCTGACAGAAAATACCTGGCTCTAAGCATAAAGAAAAGCTCCAGTGGCCACGTTCCAATCCTGATTTTGTCACTGCCATTCACTTCTGTGATCCAGAGATGCACAAAGATTCACTAAGTAGCTGGGATCAGGGAAGAATTAGGGTGCCATCGTTTAATTAGGGAACCTAGCACTTGGTGTGGGTAACCCACTTTAAAAGTGAGTCCCTTCAGTATTCCGGGCCACAGCCcccagtgtgtttttcccttggaGATAATACTCCTCCACCCACCTGCCATGGTAGTCGTGAGGAATAACAAGTAGGCTGTGATGAAGGTTATTTTTAACTCTGGAGTTAGAGAAATGCtgagtcatcatcatcatcatcaccatcaccatcaccatcatcatcaactCCTACTCAGGGAGATGGTTTTCTCTACAGTCAGGGAAGTGGAGCTCTGGACCTGAACAATGGCAAGGCTATCAGCGGTTATGTGGAGGAGCTCTGTCCCCTGGTCCCACCTTCCCAAATATGCACCTGTGTCCCTGTTGACAGCCCTAAGGCCCATGTATACGTAGGTCCCCGAAACAGACAAGATGGGGCAGATGTATAAACCAAGGAATCAGGGGTTATACTGGCACATTCCCTAGTAAAGTCCCTTAAATTGGAGACATAGTACATTTTTATTCATTGGAGTCATTcgtttatttattcaataaatatttattgggcacttaTTATGTGCAAGGTCCTGTGCTAGGCATAAAAAACTGAATCACAGGTGTCATTGCATGCTTTAAAGAAGCACGTCAGTGAGACTCCAATTCCCACCTCTGCTACTTTTAATCTGAGCAATCAATCGGAAGGAAATCAGTGGGTGAAAGGGCTGCTTTGTCCTttaaaatactgggaatcctaAAGATAACAGAACCCATGGGTACATAAACCAAGAATTAAGAAACCCCCAAAGCAACAGAGGGCAAACAAGAAGACAATCTTCCCATTTTTAGGCTAGGTCCAGAGTTCTAGGAAAATGTGAggggtttctgtttgttttgactAGACACGTTTTTTACTTGGTTAACTGAAGAGTCCCTCATTGTCAGGCTCTTAGGGGTACGTGGAATAGCCCCAATGATATAGATGAAGACACATTAAGAAATCCAACAAAAGAGGTAATTCAGTGGGTACAAATCATAGCACCACCGCCATCATGAACACCTATTTCCAACTTGCTGCAGTTACTTTTATCAGATTGCTGGTGAGTGTTGTGAATGTTGTTTAGAGAAGCCACCCCTGGTCAGCAAGAAGAAGCTCAAAAGCGTCCAGCAATGCAAGAAAAAATCTTTTCCCCTACAGTCCCGCCCTCGCTGCACTCACATAAAATGCCATTTCTGCAGAGGAAGGCAGTGTAGTGACGATGTGGGAAAAGGCTGggctttgtggtcagagagacttgcatttgaatcctgtcCCATCCCAACACTTACTAGATGTATGGATGAGTTACTTTACTTCTCTGGGTCTGAGTTAGCCCATCCGTAACATAAGCATGAAAATACCTATCAAAAGGATTGTTCTGGAAATAATGAATATAGAGCacctaacaatggactcaaacataccaatgatcacgaagatggcacaggtccagacagtgttttgttctgttatacataaggtcaccatgagtcagagccaactaatggcaactaacaacaacaaaaacaacttggACCTTGACTcacagaaggtgctcaataaatattgattcCCTCTCTCTTATAGGTTTCTAGAGCTTCAGCCCCTAGATGCTCTACCCTCTTCCTTGGACCATTTCTTCCTATCCTGTTCAGTTCACTATTTGCTTTGTACTGGCAGATTTTGAGATTTGTTCACACATTAGAAGATGCTCGGCATCTTTgattcatttattatttatttattaagcaccttctGTGTGCAATATGCTGTATTAGGGATAGTATTGCATATAAATATTAGTCAGATCTCAGCCCTACCTATAGGTAGATAAAGTGTTGTAACTCAGAGAAGCTACTTCCATCTGAGACAAccagggaaggcttcttggaagagGTGCCACATAAAGTAGGCTTTAAAGGTGGATAAGTTTAAATGTGTGAAGATGGTTGAAAGGCATTGTAAACAAAGTGATTGCAGGAAAGGGAATGGATGTCGGAAACCAAAGGGTTTATAAAGAGAGCTCTGAATAATTTATGTTTGGGGCATAGGGTGCATGAAGTAGAGAAAAGACAAAGTGGGAAAAGATAGGCTGACATCAGACTGTAGAGAACCCTGAAAGCCAGGCTAACAAATCCAGGTATTATCTGCAGACAATGGGGAGTCACTAAGCAGGGAGATGATATGAGGGATATGACCACTGCTCTCTTCATTCCTTGTCTATAAGCAGTCTAGGCCACCCCTCACTAATGGTTGTGTGGTCTCAGTATCTGACCTATGTGACAGAAGCTCTTTCCAATGACCCAGAGCCAAATTTTCACTATTTCTACTTCAAAGTCTGTGCCACCCTTTCAGAGAACTCCTAAACATCCCGCTACAGACTGAAGCCATTTAGGTAATTTATGCTGAGGTCCTAAGTGGCTGGCACAATCTAAATCCAAAGAAGGTACAAGCCTTTCAGAACACAGGGTATAATTTCCGCTACTTATCCATGTTTCTGTTGATAGCATTGTAATCACTTATCTGCTCCCAAGGGAGTGACCATTCAGCATTTATCATTACAGGTTTCCAGTTTTACAGAAACAGTCAGGAAACTTTTCGGGCATATTAACAGGCAGTTTCCAAGAGGAGACAGGATATCATGAATACTTTTCAGAATTAGAGGGAGAAATGTCACCcccctggggaaaaaaataaacagccaCTTCTTAATCAGTTTCTTAAAACACTGCAAACAAGAGTGACTTCCCCGTAAACTTGCCGAGGCAATACACCAAGCATATTCCAAGTATGCCATTTATTGGGGAATGTTTGTTTGGTTATTAGTCTCCTCATCGGAACAGTTCAGTTTGGTCTGAATAACTTACATCACCATGTCACTTAATTCATCCTGTGCAGACAAAGAAAAATGCCAACCAAATGCAGGAGGGGAGGGATGAAAGGAACATGAGCAAGGAGAAAAGCATCTgaggagaaggcagaaaaagacaCAGATGAAAGAAGGAGCAGGAGGCTGAAGACTAAACCCATGCTGCTGGGATTGAATACATGCCCTGCCCGACTAAGAATATACATAACACAGTGCCAAGTGTGGATGAGTGAATTAGCAGAACATTGAATTCTCAATTAAATGTACTGACTAGCCCACCAAGAGCAAATTGCTAAGAATACAAAAGGAATAAAGTGAAGCCCCTGCTCTTAACAGGTTCAAAGTTTAGATGAGTGATAACTGGATAAATAATTACAATACAATGTGCTGAAATGGAATGTAACAGGAGCTGTTACAAAAGTTTTGAGGGTACCATCAGCGAGAGGAGGAGGATTCTTTAGAGTCATGCCTTTAGGTAAGTCATTGAACCTTTTTGAGCCTCATCTCTAAAGAACAATTATATCTGGCTGCCTCTTTTCCCAAGTTGTTTTGAGATTAAATGAAATCATGGTTGAAAATCCACTATGTAAACTGAAAGTTCTATATCAAGGTACAAGatgatattttctctgttcatttGAGCAAAGGCCTATTTAGTGCCTACTTTGTGGTCTGGGAACTAGTACTATGGGGTTGAACATTGACCCATCTCTGGCTTCTCCTACCCCTCCCCTATCCCAAACAATCCAGTTTGGCTTCATACTGCATGTCGAAGTTGCACACCCACAAACACAGAgagaaccaaaccagttgccttcaagtgggttctgactcatggtgatcccatgagtGTTaaagtaaaactgcactccatagggtcttcaacggctgtaatcttacagtagtagatcaccaggttagtagccaagctgctCAAgagggtgggttggaacctccaacctttaggttaggaaaccaaaaaaaaaaaaaaaagaaagaaagaaatcaaacccattgccgtggagtggattccgactcacagcgaccctataggacagagtagaactgcctcatagggtttccaagaggcagctggtggatttgaactgctcaccttttggatAGAcgcctagcttttaaccactgcgtggCCAACACaccacccacacacccacccaaccacacacacacacggaaaatgagatgaaacactTACCCACCTCAGGTCCACTCCATCGTTGTTCACAGAAGGTTTTGACACCAGAAGAGACTCTCTGCTGGATTTGGGAGTCCTGGTCCTCTCCCAACCCCTTTTCCTTCAccccttctcatctttcttttcatttctcatcAGCACTTTCCTTGGTCCCTTtccttgcctgcttccctctacctgttccagtttttgtttttttctccctccccattTGGGCAGTAGGGCCTCTCCTGTTTGAGAACTAAGTAATTTCGGAAATCTCCTAGAAGATAGTTGGTGAGGAATTTCTGTGGAGGAGGGAGGCGTCTCCGTGGAAGCCAGTGAACATCTGAGGCTCCCTCTTGGAATTCTAGGATTCTCTCACTCCGCTTTCCTACTGGACAGgagatgtctctctctctctcacacacacacacacacacactctctctctctctattcatCTTCTCACTTTCCCGCTTTCCCGTTTCTTCTGATTCCGCAGTTCTCCCCTTCATCTCTTTCTTTACCCCGTCCTAAACCCACACCCCACTTCTCTTTCCAGCACCCCCCGCCCCTTCCCCGTACGATCCCGACCCCCGCCCTTCCCCTGCTGGCTCCACAGCGCGCTGGGACGCCAGGCCAAGTTTCTCAGGGACCCGGCGCAGGAGATTTGTAGCCCCTGGGCTCTGCTCAGCAGCCGGTGACCTCACTAAAATTTGCGCTCGTGATTGGCTACTTCTGGGCGCTGCGGCGGGAGATCTTGAAAAGATTGGATTGGCTGCTTTCTTTGTCCCTAGGCCTCTTCAGATTGAGTTGGGGAAACAGGCCCTTAACTCTACAGTACTTTACCAAAGGGTTTAGGGGCAAGCTAGCAGAAAGAAAAGCAGAGATTCAGGCCCTGGGAGTGAGgacaaaagttttgttttgttgtgttagaggagaaggcagagtcTGTGATTAGAGGGCAGCGGAATTGAAGGTGGAGTAGGAAATTTAAGAGGGATTTTGAGTATCCAATGGAAGGTAACAATTTGAGAAGGCCCAGTGCAACTTTCAGCTCTCACCAGGGTCTCTTTCTTCGATAGCAGTAGTCTCCTCTTGAAACAAATAGAGCTTTGGGTTTGGATTCAGGCATTTTGATTTCCAGTCCTTGTTCTTCTAcatgtatgaccttgggcaagtcacttcattcCGTTTCCGCTCTGCAAAATAGGAACGATAATGCCAGCCTACTTATTTTACAGACTTATTAAAAAGGTCTATTGAAAtgtgaaaataatttataattatttaatcTGTTATTATTTTAGTCAATAATGTGGTGTAGAAGAAAGAGTCGTGGGTAAGGAGCaaaaatctttgattttctttcatttttctgtagtgatcttcatcagtcagtttTAACCTTTATGGGCTtcgttttcctcatctgtgaagtgggagaATTGAACCAAATGATCTCCAAGATCTCATTTGGCTTTCACATGATATGATTCACTGACAAAACTTAGCATTCTCCTTTAACTCACCCCTTCAGAGGAGGAGTTCACTTACTGTTTTCAGGACACCAGTTAATTTCTGCCCTTTGTAAGAAACTCACCTAGTCTTAGGTATCCCGGTGAATCTGCTTTTCATAGGGACCTAGCATCTCCTCCACCCCAACAATGAAAGCACAGACCCCCAAACTGTGCCAGTATATATGTAGGGCTCATCCTTGATGGAGATTCTCTCCCCAGGCTACTGGCAGGAGCAGGATTTGGAGCTGGGAACTCTGGCTCCACTCGACGAAGCCATCAGCTCCTCAGTCTGGAGCAGCCCTGACATGCTGGCCAGTCAAGGTGAGAATCCAGGCCTTCTCATCTCGATGTCCCTCAGTTCCCTGACCCATTCTCACATCATCTCCCACTCACGTTGCCTCCACCTGATGTTCTCACTCCTCTCATTACCACACAACTCTTCCTCCTTTCCATTTGACATTGGATTTCTTAGTCCTATACCACCAACTTCTCCTgaacctcctcctccttcccttactccaatgcaaaagacctctgtaccCTCCACatctctttccaaaaataaaatgattccTGGGGAGTATATTACTCAGAATAAAGAGGTTCTAGAAACACACAATCAAGGTAGAATTCTTCAAAAGGAACCAGGGACAAAGgaattatgagtcaaaaattggaGTATGGCTCACAGGAAATGAAAGGCTTCCCAAACCTTTCATTGAGCTAGCTGAGGAATATAGCACTTTCAGATTGACTCAGCCAGCTCAGTCATTGGCATACTAATCTCAAAATCATAGTTTTAATTCTCACTTTAGATGACTCTTTGAGAAGGATTCCAGTGAAAAGAGCCCTGCATTGAGAGTCAGGAGAACTGAGTTCTAATCCTGACTAGTAGAATGGTCTTAGGCAATCATTTCACCTCCATTGCCTCATTGTCTACATCTGTGAAATGACAGAATTGGATTACATCAGCCCTAAGATCCCCCTTAGTTCTAAtttctgttatttgaaatactaaaACCAGTGACCAGGCTTTGTGTTCTAATTTGGAAATGACCACCCTGAACCATTCATGCTTGGTATCAGCTTGAGCACATGTATCTTCACTCTTCAGGGCCTTTTTCTGCTAGGAGCGCTCATTACATATTTCTTAGAAATGGAGTTCCAGTGACCAAGCAAGAAAGGAATAAGCAGACAGGGCAGTGGTAAGGTCCGTGTCGTAAGAATCATGGGGATTGTTTCAAAGTGTTCAATGTGGAAGATGTAGAAAGTAAGTTTCTTGGTTTCCTATTCAATAACAGTGCTGGTTAAGTAACTTAGCTACATAGAAAACAAAATTTGTGGATGTTTCAGAATCGAGCTGGAAGGTATTGTTTATTTTGGATTAGTTCTGTGAAGGTCAGTGCTGTTGGGTCACCTAAAGTCAGTTCTAAAGTCTAGGGAATCAATAATAGGAATCAGAAGTCCATACGGTGGAGAACAACAAACAATATCTGGTAGAGGAAACCCGTGTTACAGAGTCTGAGGGGTTCACAAGTAGGCCTCACTAGAAGGCACATTTGGGATTCATCAAATATCTTATTAGAcctttgccttttttgttttttctttgttttacttgactaaagagacagagattgggaaatatattttcttcatATTGAAGGGAAAAATCTTAATCCTTTACCCTTTAAAATAATTCCAAGATGCCGATTTGGGTTTGTGTATCTTCGCTCTTCAGGGCCTCTTTTCTGCTAGGAGCGCTCATTACATATTTCTTAGAAATGGAGTTCCAGTGACCAAGCAAGAAAGGAATAAGCAGACAGGGCAGTGGTAAGGTCGGTGTCGTAAGAATCATGGGGATTGTTTCAAAGTTGGGAGGTGGGTACTACTGATACTAAAAGGAATATGTGAAGGGAGTTTGTGATTGAAGGGATTTTATTGTTGGAGAAAATGAGAAGTCTGTGTCAGAAtgtttcagttttatttatttatttgttttacagTTTTATCTGCTACCTTTTGTCTAAATAAATGTACAATGCAAGGACTTggccttttccccattttgacTCTCAGAATTATTAGTCACAACCATTTCTCCTATACTTGCTCTTATACGCTTATATGCAGGTGGTGGCAGGAAGGGAAAGCACAGAATGacagatgtgtatgtgtgtttccaAAGGCTAATGGTAGAATCATATCAGAAAAGATACACATGGAGGGTTATGTGCATATTTGGGGTAACTTTATTCCTCTTGGTGTTTGTGACCCTGTcagttcattcagcaaacattcgaCAAAGGAATATCTGTTTTCTTGTGTattcaaagcaaaagaaaataaggTCTGTTTCCCCTTCCACTCCGTACCACCTCTATTCCTTCTCCCATGAAGCCTTAAGAGTACACAGAAACCTGGGCCTTGGAGGGCATGAATTAGATGAGTTGAATACTGGCCGAGAAATGGGTGGAGCTGCAAGGGGTTCCTGGGAAACTGACCCTGCTCTACTCCTGTAGACAGTCAGCCCTGGACATCTGATGAAACAGTGGTGGCTGGTGGCACCGTGGAACTCCAGTGCCAGGTGAAAGATCATGAGGACTCATCCCTGCAGTGGTCCAACCCTGCCCAGCAGACTCTCTACTTTGGGGAGAAGAGAGGTAGCGTCTCTTGAGTTATCTATCTCCTTGGGAACCATGGGCTGCGGAAGGGAACTGTGGAGTGTGAGGGAACTGTCCTTGTAGTCCAGAGGCTTGGAAACACAGTAATACGCAAGCCATGGGCTCCTCATCTGGTTCTAGAAAAACCAGAATACAGATTCAACTCAGGCCATGCATGGTCATATAGGGTCTTAGAGTGACTTCACTCCAAAAGGGCCCTAACATGCCAAGGTGAGGTCTGTGTTTACCCAGGTATCTCACAACAAAGCCTGCATTCAGAAAAGCCAACTGAGTTTTCTGAATGTCTCTTAGGCTGCCGTGCCCAGTGGCCCAAAGAAGTTACTGAATAGCCTAAAGATAGCTCAAGTTCAGGAGCAGTTttctcaccccccaccccccacctaccACACCATACCTTTTCCCCGAAAGGAACAGGCTTAGAAAGGGACAGTAAACATGAAAGGTGCTCAGAAAAGCCTGGCTTTTAATTCTCCCACTTTACCCCAGCCCTCCGAGATAACCGGATTCAGCTGGTTCGTTCTACGCCCCAGGAgctcaccatcagcatcagcaaTGTGGCTCTGGCAGATGAGGGCGAGTACACCTGCTCAATCTTCACCATGCCGGTGCGAACCGCCAAGTCCCTCGTCACTGTGCTCGGTGAGGCTCCAAACCCCAGGGTCTCCACAGCATGCTTCCTTGCAAACAAGCCTCTCTAGGCTGGCCCCTGAAGCAGGCTGGAGCCAGGCAAGTCTTCAAACATGTTGGCCTAAGTTCAGCCTGTATTTCCCCTGCAATGGGATAAAATGCAAAATATGCTGGGTTCTCACTCTTTCTCCTCCACTTACTCTCTGATCTGGGCCAAGTCTCTTATTCTCTTTGGGCCTGAATTTTCAAActtataaaagagggataatTATGTCTATCCTACCTACCTCTTAAGACTGTCATGAAGGAAAGATGAGGTGTGCATGCATGTGAAATTCTAATTTCTACTTGCTTACGTGCTCTCGCCTTCGCTCTATATttccatttcattcttttctttcctgagtCTCACATGATTTCTGTGACCACCCAGTTGTGCTGTGTGATGTTGAGCATTGTCACATGTCTCAGGTATGGTATCTCCCTACTACCATACCTCCCCCAggtcttccctcctgccttcaggGTGGAGCTACAAAGACAAAGGTGATTTCTCTAGTTTTCTCCTacccatccaaaaccaaaatagGACCCAAGTATCCTGACTGCCAGAGAGGCCATCTCAGCAGGAAGAGCTAAGGTGTGACCTCATGTGCCTCTTCTTCCTATCCTGGCCATCCCCTATCCATGACAGGAATCCCACAGAAGCCCATAATCTCTGGCTACAAGTCACCGTTACGGGAAAACGATCAAACTACTCTAAACTGTCGGTCTTCTGGAAGCAAACCTGCAGCCAAGCTCAGCTGGAGGAAGGGTGACCAAGAGCTCCACGGTGAGTACCTCCTGCCTTGGGATGACAGCAAGAGGTGAGGGGTGAGGGGGAGGAGAGAGCAAAAGTATATGCCTCAGTATGTGCTCACAAGGCATGGTATTCAAGGAGAAAAGGGGAATGACAGATATTTTGTGAGCACTCatatctgtatatgtatatgtgttagGGCCTACATTCTCTCTGTGTATACATATCCATTTCACAACTTTCTAAGTTTGTCTAAGTTGAGACTCACCATCTGTATGTCTACAGCAGGGCCCACACTATATATGTATGTTAGGGCTCACTCTGTGTCTATGTGTAtgagtctatgtgtctgtttctGCACTCTAGGAGAACCAACTCGAGCACAGGAAGATCCCAATGGTAAAACCTTCACTGTGAGCAGCTCAGTGACCTTCCAGGTTACCCGGGAGGATGACGGGGTGAACATCGTATGCTCTGTGAACCATGAATCGCTACAGGGAGCTGAGAGATCCGCCTCTCAACGCATCgaagttttatgtatgtcatggGCTGGGCATTGAAAAGGATCAGGTCTAAGATGGGAAGTGGAAATAAGGAAAGTGCAAGTGACTGTGCATGAAGCAATAAgcagtaggttaaaaaaaaaaaaaggagtcaagAGGTGGCAGGCCTAGGCACCACTTGTTAGtggctgtcgagtcagcccctgactcatggtgacaccatgtgtgacagagtagaactgctccacagggttttcttgactgtaatctttatggaagtagatcaccaggcctttccttctgcagagcctctggctgagttatgaactgccaacctttcagttaccagccaatcACAAACTACTTGAACCACCAGGTTCACCACAAGGGATTGGTAACCTTTTTCGTAAAGGGCCCAATGGCAAATATTTCAGATTTCCAGGGGCATATGGTCTCTGTCTCAGCTACTTACTTCTGCTGTTAttgtgcaaaagcagccatagacaatatgtaaacaaatgaacatggatgtgttccaataaaacttcctTTACAAAAGCATGCAGCCAGCAGGATTTGCCCTGCAGAAGTTGGCTCATGGGCCAAGATTATCATCCCCTGGACTGCCGTTTTTATGCAGCTGGGTTGCAAATTACAGTGGTGAGTGTGGCAAATGAGTCAAAAGACATAGCTTCTAGCCTgtgctccaccacttactagctgtgtgaaatTAAGAAACTTAATTTACCCCACTGGCTTGATTCCTTATTTGCTAAATGAAAGAGATAAACACGAGGATCATTAAGGCTCCTTCCTGGTCTAGCATTCTATGGTTCCGGAAAATATGAATGATAGGAAAACACAGTCTCTCTAGCATCATTATTCCCAGACCTACTCCCAACTGCGTACTCTCCTATCTTCTCCAGCTCCGTAATTGTTCTCGAATTCTGACCTGAAATGGCCATATCACGATCACTATTCCCAGCCTTCCAAGGACCCTTGTCCCTCTTTGGAGTCTGCCTTGAGTATGAACAGGAAACATTTGCCCTCATCTGAggaaatatggattttttttttttttttttttcagaaaagacCTTGACTGGGTAGAGGAATCCAAGGAACAATGAACACAAAATGAAAGCAGAAGATATAGAGTCGTAAAATCATGCATTTCTTGTCCTAACATAGCCAAAGGCTGGGTGTTTTTCTAAAGTAACTAAAGCCCTGAATCTCTTTTTTCTATGAGATCCAGGCCTGATgacttttcctaattttaatgCTATTTAAATCAGTTGCTAAACCCACCCGTCAAACTTTAACAAGAGATAGGTTTGAGATAGTATCGTGTTCCATTTAGTAGACTCCCAATCTGGAGGCACAGGACCTGGATTCTAGCCACTGATTTGTCACCTACAAGCTGTCTTACTTTAGCCAAAACATTTAATCTGTTTGCGACCCTTCACAGTGAACTATTGTGAGAATAAATGAAACAATAGATATACAAGAACTTTTTAAACTTCAATGTTCTATATTGTTAATGAGGTATTTCTCTAACTGTTGGTCCTGAGTGTGAAGCCCCTGGCCTTGGGTTCTTCCATCAGCCCTGGTCCCTGGCCAGAGATAGGGAAGGCCTTCTCATGTCTGAGCCCCAAAGAACTCATCTGTTAGGTACCAGACCATCTGGCAGTTAATCTCCAGAGACCTCTTTTGGCCCAACTGTGATCAGAAGTCAGTCAACAAATGCTGcactcaggcactgtgctagagaTTTCTATGGCTGCTGGGCCCCAGCACACCCATTCTCTCACCTGGCCTATTTCTCTTTGTCCTGTTTGATTTGAAGGAAGCATGTTCATTAAACTCGTTGTTAAGGTTGGCTCTATCCTTAGGGGAAGCTCGGCCTCTTTATCTGTTGTTCTAAACCAGCATCTGGTTGTATTGTTCTAAGCGGCCATCTGGACATAGCCTCCTAAGCAGCCCTTTGGCGTCAGTGGCAGATGCCATTATTCCTCCGCATCTATATTGTGTCTCAGTACCTTTTTGCAGGCAAAATA
This DNA window, taken from Elephas maximus indicus isolate mEleMax1 chromosome 3, mEleMax1 primary haplotype, whole genome shotgun sequence, encodes the following:
- the CADM3 gene encoding cell adhesion molecule 3 isoform X2, encoding MGAPSALPLLLLCACCWAPGGANLSQDDSQPWTSDETVVAGGTVELQCQVKDHEDSSLQWSNPAQQTLYFGEKRALRDNRIQLVRSTPQELTISISNVALADEGEYTCSIFTMPVRTAKSLVTVLGIPQKPIISGYKSPLRENDQTTLNCRSSGSKPAAKLSWRKGDQELHGEPTRAQEDPNGKTFTVSSSVTFQVTREDDGVNIVCSVNHESLQGAERSASQRIEVLYTPTAMIRPDPPHPREGQKLLLHCEGHGNPVPKQYLWEKEGSVPPLKMTQERALIFPFLNKSDSGTYGCTATSNMGSHKAYYTLNVNDPSPVPSSSSTYHAIIGGIVAFIVFLLLILLIFLGHYLIRHKGTYLTHEAKGSDDAPDADTAIINAEGGQSGGDDKKEYFI
- the CADM3 gene encoding cell adhesion molecule 3 isoform X1 encodes the protein MGAPSALPLLLLCACCWAPGGANLSQDGYWQEQDLELGTLAPLDEAISSSVWSSPDMLASQDSQPWTSDETVVAGGTVELQCQVKDHEDSSLQWSNPAQQTLYFGEKRALRDNRIQLVRSTPQELTISISNVALADEGEYTCSIFTMPVRTAKSLVTVLGIPQKPIISGYKSPLRENDQTTLNCRSSGSKPAAKLSWRKGDQELHGEPTRAQEDPNGKTFTVSSSVTFQVTREDDGVNIVCSVNHESLQGAERSASQRIEVLYTPTAMIRPDPPHPREGQKLLLHCEGHGNPVPKQYLWEKEGSVPPLKMTQERALIFPFLNKSDSGTYGCTATSNMGSHKAYYTLNVNDPSPVPSSSSTYHAIIGGIVAFIVFLLLILLIFLGHYLIRHKGTYLTHEAKGSDDAPDADTAIINAEGGQSGGDDKKEYFI